Proteins from a single region of Toxorhynchites rutilus septentrionalis strain SRP unplaced genomic scaffold, ASM2978413v1 HiC_scaffold_300, whole genome shotgun sequence:
- the LOC129781963 gene encoding odorant receptor 4-like, producing MPRYISFEQTFAVTVKTLKIIGFPSSLNPYPEEFSTAAKLNAYFVVSFLSLSYCVLGQCVYVWKETTEKRSEGVATLMEEVATQIACTGFCVIGLQKMFVLAYHRNRLARILADFHADWKEKERIPTQRDFCQRNLRSTVTIATCAAIMNIVMVSAFNFLPIPEMIFAASRSDVWKRQLPYKIWYPWDSTKGWIYYLMYTFEVYAGLIVAIGNVTFNCIFCLVAAHLSVQLNLLAKSLEGIIAGEPSEWDVVEDKRLSLASAVERHQKLLGYKHSLETIFSFTIFIVFASASIIICFQGIMMTTSTAYIVAKFLLFFICVLLEIFFLCHYGNKILRSSEDVGIAAYKCLWYQVERGGNATFRKDLIPVIVRAQKPMVLMAWKFWPITIKTFGMVLNASYSYFTLLRTVYK from the exons ATGCCACGTTATATCAGCTTCGAGCAGACGTTTGCTGTGAcagtgaaaacattgaaaataattg GATTTCCATCAAGCTTGAATCCTTACCCGGAGGAATTTTCCACAGCGGCCAAATTAAATGCGTACTTTGTTGTGAGCTTCCTTTCACTCTCGTACTGCGTGCTCGGTCAGTGCGTTTACGTTTGGAAGGAGACCACCGAGAAGAGGTCCGAAGGCGTGGCCACTCTGATGGAGGAAGTGGCCACCCAAATCGCCTGCACCGGATTCTGTGTGATTGGACTGCAGAAGATGTTTGTGTTGGCTTATCACAGGAACAGGCTGGCGCGGATTCTAGCGGATTTCCACGCTGATTGGAAGGAGAAG GAACGCATTCCTACCCAGCGGGACTTCTGCCAGAGGAATCTCCGGTCGACAGTAACCATCGCCACCTGCGCTGCCATAATGAACATCGTCATGGTTTCGGCCTTCAATTTCCTGCCCATTCCGGAGATGATTTTTGCCGCTAGCCGTTCCGACGTATGGAAACGTCAGCTGCCCTACAAAATATGGTATCCATGGGATTCGACCAAGGGCTGGATTTACTACCTGATGTACACGTTCGAAGTGTACGCCGGACTCATCGTGGCGATTGGAAACGTG ACGTTCAACTGTATTTTTTGCTTGGTCGCTGCTCATCTCTCGGTACAACTGAATCTGCTAGCCAAATCACTGGAAGGCATCATTGCGGGAGAGCCCAGCGAGTGGGATGTCGTGGAGGATAAACGATTAAGCTTGGCCTCTGCCGTCGAACGACACCAGAAACTTTTAGG CTACAAACACTCGCTGGAGACCATCTTCAGCTTCACAATCTTTATTGTTTTCGCTAGCGCCTCAATCATAATCTGCTTTCAAGGAATCATGATGACG ACCTCGACGGCTTACATTGTGGCAAAGTTTTTACTATTCTTCATTTGCGTGCTGCTGGAGATCTTCTTCCTCTGCCATTACGGGAATAAAATTTTACGAAGT AGTGAAGATGTCGGAATCGCTGCGTACAAATGCCTCTGGTACCAGGTGGAACGGGGTGGCAATGCGACCTTCCGCAAGGATTTAATTCCGGTGATTGTGCGGGCCCAGAAACCAATGGTGCTAATGGCGTGGAAGTTCTGGCCGATTACCATTAAGACATTTGGGATG GTGCTGAATGCGTCATACTCGTACTTCACCCTGCTAAGAACTGTTTACAAATGA